Proteins encoded by one window of Cyclobacteriaceae bacterium:
- a CDS encoding DUF2071 domain-containing protein codes for MSETKTFLQAEWRKLAMANYAVKSELLLPFVPAKTELDFWNNTCYVSLVGFMFLNTRVLGIKVPFHVNFEEVNLRFYVRYQDAGEWKRGVVFIKEIVPRAALTLVANTLYGEHYETMPMQHTWKTEANTLKVEYRWKKSLWHTFSVEADSKAIPLKTGSEAEFITEHYWGYTKINTHKTSEYQVEHPRWEIYPTRNYSIDVDFGKVYGSGFSFLSTEKPVSVFLAEGSEIKVKAGKKI; via the coding sequence ATGTCCGAAACCAAAACCTTCCTCCAAGCCGAATGGCGCAAACTGGCGATGGCCAACTATGCGGTTAAATCCGAGTTGCTGTTGCCTTTTGTGCCCGCTAAAACAGAACTGGATTTTTGGAACAACACCTGCTACGTGAGTTTGGTGGGATTCATGTTTTTAAATACCCGCGTGTTGGGAATCAAGGTTCCGTTTCATGTCAATTTTGAAGAAGTAAACCTGCGCTTTTATGTGCGTTATCAGGATGCCGGTGAGTGGAAACGCGGAGTGGTGTTTATCAAAGAGATTGTGCCACGGGCCGCGCTAACCTTGGTAGCCAATACGTTGTATGGCGAACACTACGAAACCATGCCCATGCAACACACCTGGAAAACTGAAGCTAATACGTTAAAAGTTGAATACCGCTGGAAGAAATCATTGTGGCATACGTTTTCAGTTGAAGCGGATTCAAAAGCCATTCCGCTGAAGACCGGAAGTGAAGCGGAATTCATTACCGAACATTACTGGGGCTATACCAAAATCAATACCCATAAAACCTCCGAATACCAGGTGGAGCATCCACGGTGGGAAATCTATCCAACCCGGAACTATTCAATTGATGTTGATTTCGGAAAAGTATACGGATCCGGATTTTCATTTCTCTCAACGGAAAAGCCGGTTTCGGTATTTCTGGCAGAGGGTTCTGAAATAAAGGTAAAGGCTGGCAAAAAGATTTAA
- a CDS encoding phosphoenolpyruvate carboxylase yields MASAFDQIVSTRYHIYNSLFLNLPFSKIYRTGTLLPFVQQYAEEGFEKGKDPQDIVEQFFSDFAPKASPEEKSDLLFSFIQYAERQVVLFDSIEDAAFDKVNDLNGKGTVSALLLRASSEEKLQKLRKKLEQFSVRVVLTAHPTQFYPGNVLAIINDLEQAIRHDNLADINSLLQQLGKTPIINREKPSPFEEAVSLCWYLENVFYHAAPEIVSRLIRALGQTPQEWKNFNLLSIGFWPGGDRDGNPFVTHDITLKVSARLKETILKCYHRDLRILRRRLTFRGVDALVVEAERNVYEAIYYAGKGYRKSDELLAVLFRIRELLVNEHQGLFVEQLDAFIVKVKMFGFFFAGMDVRQDSRKHAHAWKEIFAAQKVKDFDSLSEEQQVKQLLKTNIDLKKVKVKDPFVRELIDTVYTIGEIQLQNGEEACHRYVISNCGSVKDIISVFQLARLAMGTRQGVALDIVPLFETIDDLAHAGEVMERLYSLPEYKKHLQKRGNKQTIMVGFSDGTKDGGYLRANWSIFRAKENLTRISRQHDVTVVFFDGRGGPPARGGGNTHDFYASLGSSIEDHEVQLTVQGQTISSGFGKINSCRFSLEQLLSAGVEREVFGEEATELTKEDKQLLDELAEAGYQAYLKLKHDDKFVPYLEKITPLSFFGETNIGSRPVKRNAADGLKFEDLRAIPFVGAWAQMKQNIPGFYGVGSALEEMKQHGQYTKLKNLYKRSLFFRTLLANSMMSLTKTYYPATRYLSKDDEFGAFWSMMFDEYKLACKRVLEVTTLDELMQNNPLNRDSIKLRERIVLPLIAIQQFALQRLRNADDKKHTKAYQKLVLRCMFGIINAARNSA; encoded by the coding sequence ATGGCTTCAGCATTTGATCAAATCGTCTCTACCCGATACCACATTTACAACAGTCTTTTCTTAAACCTGCCCTTCAGTAAAATCTACCGAACCGGAACCTTGTTGCCTTTTGTGCAACAATATGCCGAGGAGGGATTCGAGAAAGGAAAAGATCCGCAAGATATTGTGGAGCAGTTTTTTAGCGACTTTGCTCCTAAGGCTTCGCCCGAAGAAAAATCTGATCTCCTATTCAGCTTCATTCAATATGCCGAGCGCCAGGTGGTGCTTTTCGATTCCATTGAAGATGCTGCCTTTGATAAAGTTAACGACCTGAACGGAAAAGGTACTGTCTCTGCTTTGCTGTTGCGTGCCTCTTCGGAAGAGAAGCTTCAAAAGCTCAGAAAGAAATTAGAACAATTCAGTGTACGGGTGGTGCTTACCGCTCACCCCACACAGTTTTATCCGGGCAATGTGTTGGCCATCATCAACGACCTGGAGCAAGCCATTCGTCATGATAACCTGGCTGATATAAATTCGCTCTTGCAGCAATTAGGCAAAACACCCATCATCAATCGCGAAAAGCCTTCCCCATTTGAGGAGGCTGTTAGCTTGTGCTGGTATCTGGAAAATGTGTTTTATCATGCTGCACCTGAAATTGTTTCGCGACTGATTCGTGCACTTGGTCAAACCCCTCAGGAATGGAAAAACTTTAACCTGCTCAGTATTGGGTTCTGGCCGGGTGGTGATCGGGACGGAAATCCGTTTGTTACCCACGACATCACGTTGAAAGTATCGGCACGTTTAAAAGAAACGATTTTAAAGTGCTACCATCGCGACCTGCGTATTCTCAGACGCAGGTTAACCTTCCGCGGAGTGGATGCGCTTGTGGTGGAGGCAGAACGCAACGTGTACGAAGCTATTTATTATGCGGGCAAAGGTTATCGTAAATCAGATGAATTGCTGGCTGTACTTTTTCGCATCCGTGAGTTATTGGTGAATGAGCACCAGGGATTATTCGTGGAGCAACTGGATGCATTTATTGTTAAGGTGAAGATGTTCGGTTTCTTTTTTGCAGGTATGGATGTGCGCCAGGACAGTCGCAAGCATGCGCATGCATGGAAGGAAATTTTTGCAGCGCAGAAAGTGAAGGATTTTGATTCACTCAGTGAAGAACAGCAGGTAAAGCAATTGCTGAAAACGAATATCGACCTGAAGAAAGTAAAAGTGAAAGATCCGTTTGTGCGTGAGCTGATTGATACGGTGTATACCATCGGGGAGATACAACTACAAAATGGTGAAGAGGCTTGCCATCGGTATGTGATCAGCAACTGCGGATCAGTAAAAGACATCATCAGCGTATTTCAACTGGCGCGATTGGCCATGGGCACACGGCAAGGTGTTGCCCTTGACATTGTTCCGTTATTTGAAACCATCGATGATCTGGCGCATGCGGGTGAGGTGATGGAGAGGCTGTATAGTTTACCGGAATACAAAAAGCATTTGCAAAAGCGAGGCAACAAGCAAACCATCATGGTGGGTTTTTCGGATGGCACAAAAGATGGCGGATACCTGCGCGCCAATTGGTCTATTTTCAGGGCCAAGGAAAACCTCACACGCATTTCGCGGCAGCATGATGTAACGGTGGTATTCTTTGATGGCCGGGGTGGACCACCGGCACGTGGGGGTGGCAACACGCACGATTTTTATGCCTCGCTGGGAAGTTCGATAGAAGATCACGAAGTGCAGCTAACGGTGCAAGGACAAACCATCAGCTCCGGTTTCGGCAAGATTAATTCGTGTCGCTTCAGTCTGGAGCAACTGCTTTCAGCAGGCGTGGAGCGGGAGGTTTTTGGGGAGGAGGCCACCGAATTAACCAAGGAGGATAAGCAACTATTGGATGAACTTGCGGAAGCCGGCTACCAGGCCTACCTGAAACTCAAGCATGATGATAAGTTTGTTCCCTACCTGGAGAAGATTACACCACTTTCCTTTTTTGGTGAAACCAACATCGGTTCACGACCGGTGAAACGTAATGCCGCTGACGGGTTGAAGTTTGAAGATCTCCGTGCAATTCCGTTTGTGGGTGCGTGGGCGCAGATGAAACAAAACATTCCCGGTTTTTATGGTGTTGGATCTGCGCTGGAAGAAATGAAGCAGCACGGCCAGTATACCAAGCTAAAAAACTTGTACAAGCGTTCCTTATTTTTCAGAACGTTACTGGCCAACAGCATGATGTCGCTGACCAAAACGTATTATCCGGCTACACGTTACCTGTCAAAAGATGATGAGTTCGGTGCGTTCTGGAGCATGATGTTTGATGAATACAAGCTCGCGTGCAAGCGGGTACTGGAAGTTACCACATTAGATGAGCTGATGCAGAATAATCCGTTGAACCGTGACTCAATAAAACTACGCGAGCGTATTGTGTTGCCGCTTATTGCCATTCAGCAATTTGCGTTGCAGCGTTTACGCAATGCAGATGATAAGAAGCACACCAAAGCGTATCAAAAACTGGTATTGCGTTGCATGTTTGGAATTATTAATGCCGCCCGAAACTCGGCTTAA
- a CDS encoding DUF1573 domain-containing protein, translating into MKKTIILMLATVVAMVAVAQQLALTTNTSPIVRIADAAFAWDETVYDFGKIKLNEPVAHEFTFTNSGDEPLVIAAVKASCGCTVTEYTKDPIPAGGTGFVKATYNAAKAGVFSKTVTITANTSESAVLLTIKGEVVE; encoded by the coding sequence ATGAAAAAAACCATCATTTTAATGCTGGCCACCGTAGTAGCTATGGTAGCCGTAGCCCAACAGTTAGCCCTGACAACGAATACCTCACCCATTGTTCGCATCGCGGATGCGGCTTTTGCATGGGATGAGACTGTGTATGATTTTGGCAAGATCAAACTGAACGAACCGGTAGCGCATGAGTTTACCTTCACCAATTCTGGCGATGAGCCGCTTGTAATTGCTGCTGTTAAAGCATCTTGTGGATGCACCGTAACGGAGTATACCAAAGATCCGATTCCTGCGGGAGGCACAGGCTTTGTGAAGGCCACCTACAATGCAGCCAAAGCAGGTGTGTTTTCCAAAACGGTAACCATTACTGCGAACACATCTGAAAGTGCAGTGTTGCTTACCATAAAGGGAGAGGTAGTGGAGTAA
- a CDS encoding HAMP domain-containing sensor histidine kinase, whose protein sequence is MKSSTIRFIVVLATISILGISITQIYWVKRAFGLKEAEFDRQVNTALFNVASQIFSLNNTPSPANNPVKQISTNYYVVMVNSDIDANLLEFLLRSEFEKRNIQADFEYGIYDCTHEKMVYGNYVKLSDKVSKREQNPNLPKWVNAGYYFGVQFPNREAQILNQMGIWSFSSAVLLIVIVFFGYTLFVILKQKRLSEIQKDFINNMTHEFKTPISTIAVSTEVLKDTNIVQQPDRLLQYATIIENENKRLKQHVERVLQMAKLDKEDVGLKKETVNLHEIIHEVVQSIDLALREKQGSIHLRLNASSANLQADRHHLTNVIFNLLDNAIKYCTNQPSITIQTELNGSNISLTVQDNGIGISDENKRRIFQKFYRVPTGNVHDVKGFGLGLHYVKQIVEAHRGRITVASEPGKGCAFTILLPTT, encoded by the coding sequence GTGAAAAGCTCCACCATCCGGTTTATCGTTGTACTGGCCACGATCAGCATCCTGGGTATTTCCATCACCCAGATTTATTGGGTGAAACGTGCCTTTGGATTAAAGGAAGCTGAATTCGATCGGCAGGTAAACACGGCCTTATTCAATGTGGCGTCACAGATTTTTTCACTCAACAACACACCCTCTCCTGCCAACAATCCGGTAAAACAAATCTCCACCAACTATTATGTGGTGATGGTGAACAGTGACATTGACGCTAACCTGTTGGAGTTTTTATTGCGCTCGGAATTTGAAAAGCGAAACATCCAAGCCGATTTTGAATACGGCATTTACGACTGTACCCACGAAAAAATGGTGTATGGAAACTACGTGAAGTTAAGTGATAAGGTCAGCAAACGAGAACAGAATCCAAACCTGCCCAAATGGGTAAATGCCGGTTACTATTTTGGCGTGCAATTTCCCAACCGTGAGGCACAGATTTTAAACCAGATGGGCATTTGGTCATTTTCATCTGCTGTATTGCTGATTGTAATTGTGTTTTTTGGCTACACGTTGTTTGTTATTCTTAAACAGAAACGTCTTTCTGAAATACAGAAAGATTTCATCAACAACATGACGCATGAATTTAAAACGCCCATTTCTACCATTGCCGTCTCAACGGAAGTATTGAAAGACACAAACATTGTGCAGCAGCCTGATCGCTTATTGCAGTACGCCACCATTATCGAAAATGAAAACAAACGGTTAAAGCAACACGTTGAACGCGTACTGCAAATGGCCAAACTGGATAAGGAAGATGTTGGCCTGAAAAAAGAAACCGTTAACCTGCACGAGATCATACACGAAGTGGTTCAAAGTATCGACCTCGCCTTGCGCGAAAAGCAAGGTTCGATTCACCTGCGTTTAAACGCTTCTTCAGCTAACCTACAGGCCGACCGGCATCACCTCACCAACGTGATTTTCAATTTGCTAGACAACGCCATAAAGTATTGTACAAACCAGCCTTCCATCACCATTCAAACCGAGTTAAATGGAAGCAACATTTCCCTAACCGTTCAAGACAACGGAATTGGCATCAGCGATGAAAACAAAAGACGAATTTTTCAAAAATTCTATCGCGTGCCCACCGGAAACGTGCATGATGTAAAAGGTTTTGGGCTTGGCTTGCATTATGTGAAACAAATTGTTGAGGCCCATCGTGGAAGGATTACCGTAGCCAGCGAACCCGGAAAGGGCTGCGCATTTACCATTTTATTACCAACCACATGA
- a CDS encoding response regulator transcription factor: protein MSKPTILVVEDDPNLGFVIQDNLSMQGYAVTLGRDGEEGLKLFQEQKFQLCILDVMMPKKDGFSLARAIREHNRDVPILFLTAKAMTEDKLEGFRTGADDYITKPFSLEELFCRVEVFLKRAKSNNDPDKTIALGAYQFDYANFKLKNHESERTLTSREAEVLRLLFVHRDRVLKRDEILKSVWGDDDYFLGRSMDVFISKLRKYLKDDPTVQIVNYHGVGFKLEIAQPVSPAPRG from the coding sequence ATGAGTAAACCCACCATTCTTGTTGTTGAAGATGATCCGAACCTGGGGTTTGTTATCCAGGACAACCTGAGCATGCAAGGCTATGCCGTTACGCTGGGGCGTGATGGTGAGGAGGGATTAAAACTTTTTCAGGAACAAAAATTTCAGCTTTGTATTCTCGATGTGATGATGCCCAAAAAAGATGGGTTCAGTCTGGCGCGGGCCATACGTGAGCACAACCGTGATGTTCCCATTTTATTTCTTACCGCCAAAGCCATGACGGAAGATAAACTGGAAGGCTTTCGCACCGGAGCGGATGACTACATCACCAAACCGTTTAGCCTCGAAGAATTATTTTGCCGGGTTGAGGTATTTCTCAAGCGAGCCAAATCAAACAACGACCCTGACAAAACCATTGCTTTAGGCGCTTATCAATTTGATTACGCAAATTTCAAATTGAAAAATCATGAAAGCGAACGCACGCTCACTTCGCGTGAAGCAGAAGTACTTCGGTTGTTATTCGTTCACCGCGACCGTGTGCTTAAGCGTGATGAGATTCTAAAATCAGTTTGGGGTGATGACGACTATTTTTTAGGGCGAAGCATGGATGTGTTCATCTCTAAACTGCGCAAGTATTTAAAAGATGACCCAACCGTTCAAATTGTGAATTACCACGGAGTTGGATTTAAACTGGAAATTGCCCAGCCGGTTAGCCCCGCACCTCGCGGATAA
- a CDS encoding response regulator — translation MKALVCEDDKVVLKVIEVAMAEEGIEATLVNNGQKALDLLAQNDYDLIVTDIHMPYVNGDAVLDFVHKEQGKKTPVIMISSDNQEEVVTMAMKAGVHAFVSKPVSVERLRKVIREVRG, via the coding sequence ATGAAAGCCTTGGTTTGCGAAGACGATAAAGTAGTGCTAAAGGTAATTGAAGTGGCGATGGCCGAAGAAGGTATTGAAGCCACTTTGGTTAACAACGGACAAAAAGCGTTGGACTTATTGGCTCAAAACGATTATGACCTGATTGTGACTGATATTCACATGCCCTATGTGAATGGCGATGCTGTTTTGGATTTTGTACATAAGGAGCAGGGAAAGAAAACTCCCGTCATCATGATCTCTTCTGATAATCAGGAAGAAGTGGTGACCATGGCCATGAAGGCCGGTGTACATGCGTTTGTTTCGAAACCGGTAAGCGTAGAGCGTTTACGAAAAGTTATCCGCGAGGTGCGGGGCTAA
- the recO gene encoding DNA repair protein RecO, with translation MLHKTPGIVFRFTKFGDTSIIVNIFTEAFGLQSYIVNGVRSASAKGKIALYQPLTLLDMVVYYKENAQVKRMKEVKCLHQYHSLHTDVKKSTIAMFLAELLNKAVKDESHAQELYAFISDSIITLDDAAHNFENFHLIFLVKLSRFLGFGAHHVHEVTGRRVVDNSLEPLIEVLLNAEYDTHLPMSVIQRRDLLDALLNFYKDHLDTLGEFKSVPVLKEIFT, from the coding sequence TGAACATCTTCACCGAGGCTTTCGGTTTGCAGAGTTACATTGTAAATGGTGTCCGCAGTGCATCCGCAAAAGGGAAAATAGCATTATACCAACCGCTTACGTTGTTGGATATGGTGGTGTATTACAAAGAGAATGCGCAGGTAAAACGCATGAAGGAGGTAAAATGCCTGCACCAATACCACTCCTTGCATACCGATGTGAAGAAATCAACCATTGCCATGTTTCTGGCTGAATTGCTGAACAAAGCGGTTAAGGATGAAAGTCACGCACAGGAATTGTATGCGTTTATTTCCGATTCAATAATAACCCTGGATGATGCAGCACATAATTTTGAGAACTTTCACCTGATCTTTCTGGTGAAGCTCAGCCGGTTTTTGGGATTTGGGGCACATCACGTGCACGAAGTTACGGGCCGCAGAGTGGTGGATAACTCATTGGAACCGTTGATTGAGGTATTATTGAATGCGGAGTACGACACACATTTGCCTATGTCGGTAATCCAGCGCAGGGATTTGCTGGACGCGCTTCTTAATTTTTACAAAGATCATTTGGATACACTAGGTGAGTTTAAGTCGGTGCCGGTTTTGAAAGAAATATTCACGTAA